The DNA segment TCTCGGCGACAAGGCGTTCCGCGGCGGCGATCAGCTGGCCGCGGCGGTCCGACTTCGCCCGGCTCCGGCGGGTGTTCGCGACTGACGTCGACGCCATGACAAGCCTCTGCGGTCGGGGGTGGACACCGGGTGTTAATCGTGATTAACATACCACGAGTTAGTCGTCATTAACTCAAATGAACGGGTTCACCGATGGCACCGCGGGCATCACATCGTGACGAGCACACAGCGCTCGTCGAGGAGTTGCGCAGCAAGCTCGCGGGGGCGGCGCTCGGCGGGCCCGCCAAGGCGCGCGAACGCCACGTCAACCGCGGCAAGCTGCTGCCGCGTGACCGCGTCGACGGCCTGCTGGATGCCGGAAGCCCGTTCCTGGAGATCGCCCCACTGGCCGCCGACGGCATGTACGACGACGAATGCCCCGGCGCCGGCATGATCGCCGGCATCGGGCGCATCTCGGGACGCGAGTGCATGATCGTCGCCAACGACGCGACGGTCAAAGGCGGCACCTACTACCCGGTGACGGTCAAGAAGCACCTGCGCGCCCAGGAGATCGCGGGGCAGAACCGGTTGCCGTGCGTGTACCTGGTCGACTCCGGCGGCGCGTTCCTGCCACGCCAGGACGAGGTCTTCCCGGACCGCGATCACTTCGGCCGCATCTTCTACAACCAGGCCACGCTGAGCGCCCAGGGTATCGCGCAGATCGCCGCGGTCCTCGGATCCTGCACCGCCGGTGGGGCTTACGTGCCCGCGATGAGCGACGAAGCGGTCATCGTGCGCAATCAGGGCACCATCTTCCTCGGCGGACCGCCGCTGGTGAAGGCCGCCACCGGAGAGGTCGTCACCGCCGAGGAGCTCGGCGGCGGCGACCTGCACTCCAAGACCTCCGGCGTCACCGACCACCTCGCCCACGACGACCGCGACGCACTGCGGATCGTGCGGCGCATCGTCGGCACGCTCGGCCGCCCGCAGCCGCCGCCGTGGGACGTGGCTCCGGCGGTGGACGCGGTGGCCGATCAGACCGAGCTCTACGACGTCGTCCCGGTCGACTCACGCGTGCCCTACGACGTGCACGAGGTCATCACCCGCATCGTCGACGGCGGCGAATTCGCTGAGTTCAAGGCCGAATACGGGGCCACGCTGGTGACCGGGTTCGCCCGCATCCACGGCCACCCCGTCGGCATCATCGCCAACAACGGTGTGCTGTTCGGTGAATCGGCCCAAAAGGGTGCCCACTTCATCGAGCTGTGCGACAAGCGCGTGGTGCCGCTGCTCTTCCTTCAGAACATCTCCGGGTTCATGGTCGGCCGCGACTACGAGGCGTCGGGGATCGCCAAACACGGCGCGAAGATGGTCACCGCGGTCGCGTGCGCGCGGGTGCCGAAGCTGACCGTCGTCATCGGCGGCTCGTACGGGGCGGGCAACTATTCGATGTGCGGCCGCGCGTATTCGCCGCGCTTCCTGTGGATGTGGCCCAATGCGCGGATCTCGGTGATGGGCGGTGAGCAGGCCGCCTCCGTGCTGGCCACCGTGCGCGGTGAGATGACGCCCGAACAGGAGCAGGAGTTCAAGGCCCCGATCCGCGAACAGTACGAACGGCAGGGCAACCCCTACTATTCGACGGCCCGGTTGTGGGACGACGGCGTCATCGACCCCGCCGACACCAGAACCGTTGTCGGGTTGGCTCTTTCGATTGTCGCGCAGGCGCCGCTGGAGCCTGTTTCCTACGGCGTCTTCCGGATGTGATCATGAGTTTTGAAACCGTACTGGTCGCGAATCGCGGCGAGATCGCCGTGCGGGTGATCCGCACCCTGCGCACGATGGGCATCCGCTCGGTGGCGGTCTTCAGCGATGCCGACGCCGGCGCGCGTCACGTCGCCGAGGCCGACGTCGCCGTCCGCATCGGCCCCGCCGCAGCCCGGCAGAGCTATCTCGACATCGACGCGGTGGTGTCCGCCGCACGCCGCACCGGCGCCCAGGCCGTGCACCCGGGATACGGATTCCTCTCCGAGAACGCCGAATTCGCCGCCGCGCTGCAGGACGCGGGCATCGTGTTCATCGGACCACCCGTCGGGGCGATCCGCACGATGGGCGACAAGATCGCCGCGAAGGCGGCGGTCTCGGCGTTCGGGGTCCCGGTCGTACCCGGTATCTCGCGGCCCGGGCTGACCGACGACGACCTGATCGGCGGCGCCCCCGACGTCGGCTTCCCCGTGCTGGTGAAGCCGTCGGCCGGTGGCGGCGGCAAGGGTATGCGGATGGTGCACGACGCGAGCGAGTTGCCTGCCGCGCTGATCAGCGCCCGCCGTGAGGCGGCCGCCGCGTTCGGCGACGACACGCTGTTCCTGGAGCGCTTCGTGCTCAATCCGCGCCACATCGAGGTGCAGGTGCTCGCCGACGGGTTCGGCAACGTCATCCACCTCGGCGAACGCGAGTGCAGCCTGCAGCGCCGCCACCAGAAGGTCATCGAGGAGGCGCCGTCACCGCTGCTCGACGCCGGCACCCGCGCCAGGATCGGTGCCGCGGCCTGCAACACCGCGCGTAGCGTGGACTACACCGGCGCGGGCACGGTGGAGTTCATCGTGTCGGCCGACCGGCCCGACGAGTTCTTCTTCATGGAGATGAACACCCGCCTGCAGGTGGAGCATCCGGTGACCGAGATGGTCACCGGTATCGACCTGGTCGAACAGCAGGTCCGCATCGCGGCAGGGGAGAAGCTGCCGATCGCCCAGGACGACGTCGTCCTGCACGGCCACGCGGTCGAGGCGCGCGTCTACGCCGAGGATCCGGGCCGCGGGTTCCTGCCCACCGGCGGCACCGTCCACGGCCTGTCCGAACCCACCGGGGCCGGGGTGCGGGTGGACTCGGGGCTGACCGCCGGTGCGGTGGTCGGCAGCGACTACGACCCGATGCTGGCGAAGGTGATCGCGCACGGCGCCGACCGGCCGGCCGCGCTGCGGTCACTCGACCGCGCGCTGGCGCGGACCGCGGTGCTCGGCGTCGACACGAACATCGACTTCGTGCGGTTCCTGCTCACCGACCGCGACGTCGCCGCCGGCCGGCTCGACACCGGGCTGCTCGACCGCAGGGCGCCCGACTACACCCCGGCCGAGGTGAGCGACGACGACCTGA comes from the Mycolicibacterium litorale genome and includes:
- a CDS encoding carboxyl transferase domain-containing protein, whose product is MAPRASHRDEHTALVEELRSKLAGAALGGPAKARERHVNRGKLLPRDRVDGLLDAGSPFLEIAPLAADGMYDDECPGAGMIAGIGRISGRECMIVANDATVKGGTYYPVTVKKHLRAQEIAGQNRLPCVYLVDSGGAFLPRQDEVFPDRDHFGRIFYNQATLSAQGIAQIAAVLGSCTAGGAYVPAMSDEAVIVRNQGTIFLGGPPLVKAATGEVVTAEELGGGDLHSKTSGVTDHLAHDDRDALRIVRRIVGTLGRPQPPPWDVAPAVDAVADQTELYDVVPVDSRVPYDVHEVITRIVDGGEFAEFKAEYGATLVTGFARIHGHPVGIIANNGVLFGESAQKGAHFIELCDKRVVPLLFLQNISGFMVGRDYEASGIAKHGAKMVTAVACARVPKLTVVIGGSYGAGNYSMCGRAYSPRFLWMWPNARISVMGGEQAASVLATVRGEMTPEQEQEFKAPIREQYERQGNPYYSTARLWDDGVIDPADTRTVVGLALSIVAQAPLEPVSYGVFRM
- a CDS encoding acetyl-CoA carboxylase biotin carboxylase subunit, producing the protein MSFETVLVANRGEIAVRVIRTLRTMGIRSVAVFSDADAGARHVAEADVAVRIGPAAARQSYLDIDAVVSAARRTGAQAVHPGYGFLSENAEFAAALQDAGIVFIGPPVGAIRTMGDKIAAKAAVSAFGVPVVPGISRPGLTDDDLIGGAPDVGFPVLVKPSAGGGGKGMRMVHDASELPAALISARREAAAAFGDDTLFLERFVLNPRHIEVQVLADGFGNVIHLGERECSLQRRHQKVIEEAPSPLLDAGTRARIGAAACNTARSVDYTGAGTVEFIVSADRPDEFFFMEMNTRLQVEHPVTEMVTGIDLVEQQVRIAAGEKLPIAQDDVVLHGHAVEARVYAEDPGRGFLPTGGTVHGLSEPTGAGVRVDSGLTAGAVVGSDYDPMLAKVIAHGADRPAALRSLDRALARTAVLGVDTNIDFVRFLLTDRDVAAGRLDTGLLDRRAPDYTPAEVSDDDLIAAAAYLWLRQWPTPGGDLWAVPSGWRIGDHAPTTHRLRSGKRTDHVHLTGSPRAATARVEDGETRSLTATLDGERLVVTLDGLRGDYLVAADGAQMWLAGADRTVAVEEVREAPVRQDDAHSGDAELTSPMPGSVVAVGIEAGATVTSGAVVVTVEAMKMEHALTAPVDGVVELLVAVGDQVKVGQPLARILATDKGDQS